A window of Toxotes jaculatrix isolate fToxJac2 chromosome 11, fToxJac2.pri, whole genome shotgun sequence genomic DNA:
ACACCAAGAACCTGGGACCAGGTTAgcaggaactttttttttaaacaaaaataccaCTTTAAATTAATTTGAAGAGCCTCCATTCAAATTGTATGCCTTGAGAGGGCGCAAGCAACAAAGGCTCTCAGCTAGAATCAAACATGGGGGATGTTGTAAGAGTCttctagattaaaaaaaaactaaaaatgaatTGAGAATGAGATTTATTAAATCTTTGATAAAAAGTATTTCAGAGAATGGGTAAGGCTTACTGCTACCAATCCAAGCGATCAGTAAATGGCATCATGATAAAATCAATACAGAAATCTCATTTTCAGCCAGTTCTCAGTATCATGGGCTATCACTGTAAATATGCAGTTTCACCTTCCAAATTGTGATGATTTGAACTTATATGACAGAAAAGTGAATATTCTTTGGTTTTGGACTTTGTGAATGGAATTTTCTGACaatataaagacaaaacaaccaattgatcaagaaaataatcaacagattgaTAGTGAAAATAATAGTTAAGTTGCAGCTCTGTTCTAGTTATGGGGGCTTGAGGTAAACTTTGCTAAAGCATAATATTTATCAACAAATGCACCAGTGATTTGGAGTCCTATGAGTAACCGAGTCTTTATTAAAATTCTTTTAACTGAAGGAAATCTATAAATAATTGcctgaataatttaaaaaggtCATCGCCAATGCATCACGCTTTTTTGGCATTGGTGGCAATATTTTCTAAAGGCCACCACTAAAACATGAACTATGTAATCAACCTTTGTTTCAGACAGTTTTCTGGGTTAAAGATCCATCTGTCATGGTGAAAAACTAAATGAACCACTGGCTGCTCTTCTGAAACTAAGATGCTGTGATTAAAGATCAGAGTCTTTTCACTGGCAGGGGAGCAGGACCACAAACAGTCTATTTATCATCAGGGGTAAAAGGTCAGTTGTGTTGTCAGTGCCCTGTGGCATAACGAGCTGGAGGAAATGTGATGCCAAGGTTTTCTCACACTTGACTGATGCTGTCATTGTACGAGATCAGTCATTCATGAGGTAATGATGTTTGGACGTGTTGGAACTACTCATTTGGTGAAAACAGTGAGGGATGCCCTCAGCCTCTGATCCTTCAAGCGTAAAGCGTTAAAGTTGTGACGCTAATGCCGAACCCAATTTCTCTACCATTTtctgcatctttctctctgtccttagGGATGACCAAAATGTCGAAGATGATtgaggagaggcagcaggagcTGACGCACcaagagcacagacagatgctAGTCAGCTCCATGAACACTGTCAAAGAGCTGCTGCCTGTTCTTATATCAGGTGTGTATGTacgactgtgtgtgtctgtgtatgtatgtgggcAAACGACAGTGCAGGTCACTGAGCATCCAGCGGTTGTTATAGCAACACTGGTAATTACAGTCATTAGTTGCTGGGGATGTCAGACtgactgcacacatacacatacacacatcgcCCACTGGCTGCTCTACTGGCATCTCTCATACTGTATTCTGCACCAGCAAAGAAGACAACCACTGTCACAGCTTTTGCAAGCTGTACATTCAAACATGAATGTTCGGTGTGAATGTAATGTCAAAGAAGTTTGGACTTGCAAAGTTACTAAGCCATTTTGCAACTGAAAgtggctataatcaatattGTTGATAATTAATATCAACAATGGATCACATGATTACTACTATTAAAAGGGGCTggaacacacagagataaatatCACGTGACTCTACAGTTCCCCTCTGCTTAACAGAGCTTGTTAGCGTCTTTCAGtccattgttttggtttaatggatcatcattttacttttctggttcactctcatgGTTCTCATATTTCCATGGGCCATCTcaggctgttttcagtgaaaaagctctaaCAAACCCACTGTACCCACTGTAAATAAGTTAACAGCTGAATGGTGAACTCAACGCTGACCTCATTTAGCCGCCAAatagccagatatttccctggCTAGTTGCCAGTTTGAGAGTTGCTAGATTAgaaatttcacattattttgaaggcagtttttatttgttgataGGTCTGGTGAAACCTGGTGCTGTCTAGGTTTTATTTTGGgctctttgctcttttttgATTCTGCATTACTGGTGGGGCACCAAAGTGGGAGATTTTCAAATAAATAGTGGCTTTAAATGGACAGTTTTATAGCTTATGTGATAAATCTATGCTCCTCTGTGGCTGTATTCATAAATGCtcatgtttctgtcctcagccaTAAAGATTTTTGTCGCAACCAAGAGCAGTCGAGGTGCCGGTGTTGAGGAGGCGGAGAGGAACAGAAGGTTTACCTTTGAAAAGATGAGTGCTGAAATCAACGAGATTATAAGAGTCTTACAGCTCACCACGTGGGATGAAGATGCATGGGCCAATAAGGTACAACCTGTGCTGCACATGTGAACTCAgattttctacattttaaaCCCCTAAACCcccaacttaaaaaaaaaaatggctccCCACTTACCTAAATCCGACACTTTTGATTTTGGACtgcctgttcacacacacacacacacacacacacacacacacacacacacacacacacacacacacacacacacacacacacacacacacacacagccacacactcaATCCACATGTCCCTCTGTGCTGTAGAGACCATCTTCAAAAAATTCACTCTTTACTTTGtctccacttttctttttgctcgGTAGTATAACtcctggtttttctttttcttttctttctttctttaccttCCTCCTCCATTCTTTTCCTCCCTGTAGAAGGTAAGCCtgtttctctccccctctgcagTTTCCGGCATgcaagtgtgaatgtgtgtgagagaaagaaggaaatgtCCCCATGCTTATAttgtacatatatgtatatatagttTTATATATCTACTGTATATATCTGTGTCATGCTGGTATGTCCTGTGTTTTAGTTTGCTGACATTCTACAGTACACATGCTTCATCACTGTATTATTATATGTGCATATGTTTGTCTGTAGATGTCCATTTGAGTCAAATGGCATGAAACAGATGACagtttttcaagttttcaaGCTGCATAacttatatattaaaaaaaaacagaaacaacaataacTGCTTCAGAATTTTCAAACATGgtattttctttctgctgctcatGTTTACTGTGTGATAAAACTATCAGTAACACAATAAGAGGCTGTTTTCGTATAATCTTTTggaaatatttcaaacattttgggCACATATGTTAGAGGTTGTGCAATAGGATACTTTACTGATAAAGTTAAGATGTGTTTCAGTAGTCCAACCTGTAATCCTGCATGTTTTTCTGCACACTCAGACAAtgatctgtctgtgtttttttgtgtgtctgtgtgagagtgtgtatttgCTGTGGAAATACTGCATTCTCTGTGTATGAGCTGTGATAAGCATTTACTGTCAGCTTGTGGGGGAAACCGCTGGCACACGATGACTGTCCTCCGCTCAGGTCATGAATTATAGAAATAAACTGGTTGGTTTCCAGACACATCCATAATAGATGGGCTGTATTGAACGGTTCCATTTAAGTGGTTCATTCTCCTCTGAGCTggaaaaaggctttttttttctccacctggTATAAAGCAGTGAAATTGTGGTATTTTAGATATAACATTATTATGCCTTCTTAAATGTCTAACTTTACCCTTTATCatatgtaattattatttttaaaaacaaatcagttaacTGGTTGAGCTGTAGAGAATTTCTGAAAACTTACGGGTTCCATTTTACAATACAACATAAAAGCTTGTGTTATTATGACTTTATTCATGgtaaatacattatttattacTGCTTTACAGATTAATAATAAACACTAATGAAAGTAACACTTGGTTCACTAAGTTGAACCCATAATTAAGTCGATACATTTGGCTACAATGCTTCTAACACAGTAATCAACTATCAATGGCCAAACTTTATAGTATATAAATAGTCACCAAGTTTGCAACTATAAATGTTTGTAAATCAatcattaatcaattaattaataatggttaaaatataaatttatcAGGCTGTCAACATTAACGGTATGTCATAATGTGAAGTTGAACCTTCTTATGGTGTTTGGAGGAAGCTattcactgtgctgtgttttctctttaccTCAGGATATGGAGGCTTTGAAGAGGTCTCTGGCTTTGATTGAGACAAAGATGGCACAAGCTAAAAGCTGGCTCAAAGACCCTCATGGACAGCCAggtaactgtttgtttttttatcctgCCTTCAGCTAAAACAGCTCTTTAGATGTTATTCCAAAGTCTCATCCTATGGTGTGTTGCCATCCCTAGGAGACCCCGGTGAGGTTGCCCTGCGTGTGATACTGGATGAAGCTGGTAAGGTGGGAGAGCTGTGTGCtgggaaggagaggaaagataTACTGGCAACCACTAAGGCTCTGGGACAAATGACTGACCAAATCGCAGACCTACGCGCCAGGTAGCATGCTTGTATGAGACAATGTGAActaaactgttttctttacttCTCTTTTTTAATGTGATGTATTTTGTTGTCATGTGtgaactgcttttttttttaatgacagagGCCAGGGCCCGACCCCGGGGTGTGTGCAGCGCGCAGGCCAGTGCTCACAGGGCTTAGACTTGTTATTTGGCAAAGTGGACGGTGCTGCCCGCAGACTGGAGGCTTTAATCAGTGCCAAGCAGGCCATTTCCAGGAGGCTGGACGCTGCACAGGTcagataaaacaacaacaacacagtaaTCCATGTTAACCCCCTCCCCAGTGAATCAGGCCTCCTCTCTGCACTATATTTATgctatttctgtctctcatgtTCTTGTTCATTTCCAAGCAAGAGGTGTGGTATTTTCAGTGACCCTGACCCTAACAGCTTACCCAATTCttaaaatatacaatattttGTGACATGTTTAAAGCTTTCTTGtggtgtttttgtacagattgaCGTTGCTTATTTCATCAGAAGGGAGCTAAGTCATGTATGTGCATTCTTTAGGCCTGGCTGGCTGATCCTAATGGTGGCCCTGAGGGGGAGGAGAATATCAGAGCACTGCTAGCAGAGGCCAAACGCATCGCTGATCTGTGCGAAGACCCCAAAGAGAGGGATGACATCCTGCGCTCCATCAGTGAGATTGCAGGACTCACCGCCAGACTTGTGGAGCTACGCAAACAGTACGCTTTCCCTCTTCTGCCACGTGCATGACTAATGATGTTTTGTCATTACTTTAAGTAACTCTTAGACCCTCTTTTTCCAGGCTCAAACTGCAACCTCATGCCACCAATAGCTGGCACATTTTACCTGCCTGGAAAATATGCTGTTGCCTGTCAACCTTGGGCATCAGTCCTACCATAAGGTTTCTGAGTGTTTGAATATGGTGTGGAACAGATGGGGTTATAGTTTGTATGTGGCGGGTCAGTTTGAGGATGAAAACTTTCTAGGCCTTAAAGGAAAATACCACTGAGTTCAAGGTTCATGCCACTGAATTTCATATTTGAAGTAAATTCTCAGGTTTTCCTAAATGGTACACCAGTTCAGTGAATCACAGCAAGGTGAGTCACCATTAGGGATACATATTCTGTGCTGCGCTTCCACTGCATGTACTGACCataaaaggaaatgagagaTAAACATGGCAAAGTATGCCACATGACCCAGCTGTTGTCTAGATCCAGGTGTTCTCCTAACTGGAACAGATCATACTTTTACAATATGTGGCTCTGTAGACACATGATccctttttattattatctcataaaaactgacaaaacaaggTCACAAAACAAATACTACATTTCTAAAGTCTGTAATTTATCAAACagatgtattttattgtgtaataaatcaatatattaagaatattttataatattttattccTGTGGCCTCAGATCTATCAGAAATAATGAAATTCATTAGAAATGTACTTGATCTGTGCCAGGATGGCCCTGAATTATTATCCTGGACCAGAACTTGCACCTATGCCTGTGGAAAACACATATGCTCTCAGTACAAACCAGTAATACAAGACAAAAATTCAtgttgaccaaaaaaaaaagtggcatcAGCCTCTGATGGTGGTATTTCCCCTTTAGGATGGTGTCAAAGAGGGGAATGGTGAAACGCTGTAAATTTGACAGGCTAGAAATCTGCCTTTAACAACTCATTCCTAGACTTtggcttctgttttttttttcccttttcatcatctgtctgtctgttactgtcTCAGGGGTAAAGGTGACAGCCCAGAGGCCCGTGCACTGGCAAAGCAGATCGGGGCGGCTCTCCTGACCCTGCAGTCCAAAACCAACCGGGCAGTTGCAAACATGAGACCAGCCAAGCCTGCCGTCACCTTGGAGGGCAAGATGGAGCAGGCCCTCCGCTGGGTGAACAACCCTGGCGTGGATGACAGAGGAGTAGGTGAGCGAGGTTGGATGACGGCTCCAGGGAGGGATGATGTAGTAGTTTGGTTCAAAAATAAACGCTCTGACCTTCTATGCCTTTTGTCAGCCTCGTATATGTCAATGATGGAGGGAGTGTGAAAGTGGTTATGGCGTCTCTGCGCAATTAGCCTTATATAAAAGATCTTGAGAGACGTGAAGTGTTTGTGGTGTCAGTGAGGACACATTTCTGAATGCTGTACAGAAATGACAACTGTGCTTGTAAATTACGCCATTTCCTTTCATTCCCACAGTGATGTACCTCATACATTAATCACTGACTGACTAGCCTGACTCACTTAGTCATTCGGTGACTATGGTATATTTTTTGATGCTTTGTTTTGAGTCTGTTGCTATATcccattttttgtcatttgtttgtttccctttCTTCTCCCATGCTTCCCTATGGGAGCAGAGTGTGAGAGGCTACAGTGGAACACAGGTACCTTCCTGCTACGTGCTTTCTTAGAGGATATAACTAAACACTATAGATAGTAATCACAAGATGACGTCCTTGAAACTTCATGTGGTCAGCACAGCCCCAAAACACAGAAACCTTATCTAATTTACAATTGAACTGCAATCTTTTCTCACCCCTTGTATTGCAGTTGTTTATCAGGCCATGTTtccagtaaataaaaaaaacactgtgctgcAATTTAGAGATGCTCTGTGTCTAAATAAGGACCTTTAATTGTTATATCTGGGTTTTTTTCTTGGGCACTAAGAACATATAGGGTATCCAGATGTGATGTAAGATTGATTGTTTGTCTCCAGGTCAGGCAGCAATCAGAGGAATGGTTGGAGAAGGGAGGAGGTTGGCAGGAGGCTTGTTAGGCCCATATCGCCAGGATATGATTGGACGCTGCGACCGAACAGAGGCTCTAATGGCATCTTTGGCAGACATGGCTGGCAGGGGAGAGGCTGAGGCCCCTCATGCACGAGCTACAGCCGCACAGCTGCAGGACAGCCTCAAGGTATCTCAACGGTCTCACACGTATCAGTTTATAAATGAATCAAGGCTCAGGTTTAAACTCCACTGTCATTAGAAATGcatgctgtgcagccaaacaaaagATTTTCCAAACCCACTGTGGTTATTTTAAATCTTACTGAACATCTTTAAGTTTccaaatgtgtaaaatatgcCAGGATAAATTTGGGGGAATTGTGATGAAAATGATGCACAGCACATGTTGAACATTTTCCACTTGAACATGGAGTCTTGGGTTTGTATAAATGAAGCATGCATGTTGGTTATTATTGAATGTATTGGTGCAGAGCTCCACCTAGTGGACTGATTTAGCTCCACTCTGCTTCTACCAGGACCTGAGGCAGCACATGCAGGAGGTGATGACCCAGGAAgtatctgatgttttcagtgaCACCACCACCCCTATCAAACTGCTGGCTGTGGCTGCAACCGCTCCTCCTGATGCCCCTAACAGGGATGAGGTCAGTAACATACAAAAAAATCTCTCCTGTTTATAAATATGCTAACAGCAAGTAATCTTCAAAACCTCATTCGTTCTGCACTATCCGAATGTTGTGTGTGAGTAAAGAGTTTTTAGTGTGACTGTACCAACGCTAATGTTTGTCGTAGGTTTTTGAAGAGCGTGCAGGGAACTTTGAGACCCACGCAGGTAGACTGGGGGCGACTGCAGAGAAAGCTGCTGCCGTGGGTACAGCCAATAAGAACACAGTAGAGGGGATACATGCTGCTGTGAAACATGCCAGGGAGCTAACACCACAGgtgcttctgtttgttttagtgTCCCTGATTTATACATGATTACATACACTGATGAAGCACAATGCTGTCAGAGTTCGTCATACACCCTCTCAGTGTGACATGTCTGCTGATGTTCAGGTGACCTCTGCTGCTCGGATCTTGTTGAAGAATCCTGGAAACAAAGCAGCATATGAGCACTTCGATACCATGAAGAACCAGTGGATTGACAATGTGGAGAGACTCACTGGTgaggattttcttttcattcctaCTTGTTTTGAAGTAGGCTAGTTACAGTAGCTGGGAACAAATAGATTTCCCACACTACATTAATATAGTGCACATGAGATAGGAggcttatctgtgtgtgtgtgtttgtccgtgtgtctctctgtggctccAGGTCTGGTGGACGAGGCCATCGACACCAAATCTCTGTTAGATGCTTCTGAGGAGGCCATAAAGAAAGACATCGACAAGTGCCGAGTTGCCATGGCAAATGTTCAGCCCCAAATGCTTGTTGCCGGGGCAACAAGCATAGCGAGACGAGCCAATCGGGTCCTGCTGGTGGCTAAGAGGGAAGTGGAGAACTCTGAAGATCCGCGGttcagagacacagtgaaacATGCGTCAGACATCCTCTCACACACTATCTCACCCATGGTGATGGATGCTAAGGCAGTAGCCGGGAACATACAGGATAAAGGTATAGAAATACACTATGCAAAGCACATATTCAAGAGACTGTActgtatgaaaaagaaagacagtgttCACACACCTTTCCCTGCAGCTCTGCAAAAGGCCTACTTGGACTCGTGTCTGAGAATCCTGGCTGCCGTTGGAAAAGTTAGAGAAGCTTTCCAACCTCAGGAGCCCGactttcctcctccacctccagacCTTGACCAGCTTcatgtaagcacacacacatacaattgAAGAACCCACCATTTATCTTCATACCGTAGGTTAATACTTCAATGGCAGTACAGATAGTGAAAAAATAATATCTCGTGAGCTCTGGTAGCAGTGACCTTGATACCTCAAACCACTGCCCAGTTTTGGCAAGTGATCAATGCCCTTTAAAAGCTCTGGAAAcctattttctctgtttctgtatttacagATTTTAGAGTCTCTTAAACACTCAGGTAAACTGCTTCACAGTTTCAGGGAGTAATTAACGAAGGGTGCCTCTTTAAAATCCAGTCAAAGGGGAGGGGGCGTTATACCTATAATAAAATGGTGTCACATGCTTCATCACAAAGCCCAGTGTATAGTATTTTTATCTGAATATGACATCTttcaatctgtgtgtgtattgtccAGGTCAGTGATGAGCAGGCGCCACCCAAGCCCCCCTTGCCAGAGGGCGAGGTGCCCCCGCCTCGGCCGCCTCCTCCCGAGGAGAAGGATGAGGAGTTCCCGGAGCAGAAGGCCGGAGAGGTGCTCAGCGAGCCCATGATGGTGGCAGCCAGGCAACTGCATGATGAAGCACGCAAGTGGTCCAGCAAGGTCAGTTCAAACAAACACGCAGAGAAATATACGGCTTACATATTCACCCCATCAAATGTGTGTAATTTCAAAATCAGTGGCACACATACAGCTCTGGGTTAAATAAAGGAACTGGTTTGTGATATTATCGCTACGCCATGCTAGCAGACGTGACTGAAATGATGCCAGgatttcactttttctctctgttggtcataaaacacttaaaacaagttttgttttgttttgtttttgttttttttaatcctgaaATCATGTTGATCCTGAAATATGGAGATCAGTGGCTGGATTCCAATTTCAGAGGGAAACTGGAAACTGTCATCTGTTCGCGGTATCTGCATGTTAGGTTGTTAATGGCTTAATATATATGCACAATgtaaatatcagaaaaaaagtcaagagGCAATCCAGTCTCCCATGTATAACAGACCGAGTGAACAAGGGCATTGTATTTAAATTAGACTTTGTATTCTCTACGCTCTCATCTCTATTGGTGTCTATGTTccttctgtatgtgtgtgtctcaaatgtttttgtgtggagGAACTGTGTGTAGGAACAGTTAAGCTGTGTATATAACCATTGATTATCCAGGAATAATACCCTCTCACTTTCTTTGTGAAGCATATAATCATTTTCCTCTCTATAGCTCTCTTGACAGTTTTTCCACACCTGTTTAATGATCTTTGCATCAGAGGTGTCTTTGGAAACCAGGCACAAAGTTATTATTAAAATTGTTATAATGGCACATGATCACACTTTGTTCCCTGACACACTTCTAGCCTCCTAAATACACAAGAAGGATGCCAACCACTGGTTTTGGTTACAGTTAGACCGTGTTTGATTATGCTAAAGCTTTACAAACTGTCAGCTCAGCCACAGCCTCAGAGTAAGACACATCATCGGCCTGCTGCCTGCCCACGCcagctcctctttcctcttttttttctcccaacaAAACCTTCTTTGGCCATGCGTGCACTTTCACCTCCCCTCTCCCGGCTCCTTCACGGTGCTTGCATtcgctcctcctccctcttgtGAATCTCCTGTCCTCTGTTCTTCCATCCAATGCCTCTCATACTGTACTAAATGCCTCCTTTTCCCAtgcttccctccctcctgcctTCCCTGgctttctccttccccttcttctccatattcctcctttttttcctcctccttctcctccacctcctcctccttcctccctctgtgcctccctccctttccttcccATCCCAATCGGCCTTACTCCTCCAACCAACCACCAACACCCCCCACCCTGCCCTACCCAGCCTGACGATGAGGAGGCAGTAGAGGAGAGGGAGgtagatgatgaagatgagttTACTGATGGTGAGGATGACTATGAGCCAGAACTGCTGATGATGCCCTCCAACCAGCCTGTCAATCAACCCATTCTGGCAGCTGCCCAGTCTCTCCACCAGGAGGCGCGCAAGTGGTCCAGCAAGGTCTgcgcacatacatgcacatgagCGCACACACAACCAGATGTGGGTCAGGCAGTATTTGTAACTGGCTCCAAGTGTTTGAAGCTGCCGGGAGGATCATAAAGTACTGTTTGACcccatgcatacacacatacacatacacacacacacacatacacatccaagcatgcaaacacacaagaaaagcCCTGCAGGACAAAGAAACACCCTCAGGAGTACTAGCTGACTGTCACTGTGGCTGATGAGCTCTGCATCTGTCACTACTATGGAAACCTCCAAccagctgtggctgctgttttactgttgttgcatcacactcagacatggttGACACACGGTTATGCTGATGCCATGCTAAGGTTGCACTAAAGGTCGAGGACTGTTGGAATGGCAAGTTTGTTTGTTGCACCACATGGATAAACTGGTACTGGCTTCACAAGTCCCTCCCCCTATGTTCATGATTAGGTAAAGTGGTTTAAAGGAGGAGCCAGGCGCTCCGTCTCGCTGTTATCGCTGTTGTCAGTCACTCGTTGTCTGGACAACCTGTGAAGCCAAGGATGACAGTTTCCCAAAGACTTCTGGGTGACGTAGCTTTGACGTTAGACTGCCTGCCTGCCCAGTACGATCGCCTGCTTCTGCTTCTTAGTCTCAGGGTGTGTACTGATCACTTCCAACGCTGTGAGCATCGCCTCATGGGTACTAACTAACCTCACGTTGACTGTGATGTGAGGGAGACGGTGAGAACCTCAACACTGTTTCCCTCCAAAGCTATGGATATAATGTGCTCTGACACTGCATGCAGCTTTCTGCTAAACGCTTGTAAATTTGgtgcctgtttttcttttgtaattcAGATAAATTCATCAACATTTGTTGCTGATAACACTATTTTCCGTATCCTACAGTTTGATTATAATCATTTAAATGTGTGGAAACATGACCCATACAGTGTGTTTCTATTGCATTCTCTTCTCTTATCCAAAGCCATGCTTCTCTCCCGTGTGCTGCTCACAGTTctttctgcttcctcctctACCCCCCTTCCCCCTTCCTCACAGGGTAACGACATCATTGCAGCAGCCAAGCGAATGGCTCTGCTAATGGCAGAAATGTCTCGGCTGGTGCGAGGTGGAAGCGGGAACAAACGAGCCCTGATTCAGTGCGCTAAGGACATCGCCAAGGCCTCAGATGAGGTGACAAGACTGGCTAAGGAAGTGGCTAAGCAGTGCACTGACAGACGCATCAGAACTAATCTGCTACAGGTgaagacatacagacacaaacacataagaAAAACTCTTCTACAGAAAAGgctttatgtattttttttctccttcctaaGGTGTGTGAGCGAATCCCTACCATCAGTACTCAGCTGAAGATCCTCTCTACTGTCAAAGCCACCATGCTGGGACGAACAAACATCAGTGAAGAAGAGTCAGagcaggtaaacacacaaacagaactgCATGTAACTTCGGCACTCACTCAACTTTTCTCTCGTAATACAGCTATTAGCTATTTCAACTTCAGAGTATCTGCAGACCATTTAACACCCCTCAAATTTATGTTGTGACCCGTAGGAGGGGTCCGGCCTTGAAGCTGGACTAGGTAATTGTATATTAAGTAATGAAAACTAGCTCCACATTGAGGAGttacagcagtaaaatgctgcttacacactgatgcatcagtattaacTATTCTAATAATGTAATACATGGAGTATTTTTTACatgaatgtatttgtattttctttaatgaatACCGAATACTTCTTTCACCACTAACTTCCttcatttcatctcatctctgttatttctgtgaatgttctcattcatccaggtcattgtaATCTCtttctcaaattgaatcgaaggcaactggaaatataagtccagttgccttcgattcaatttgagaaaGAGATCTCTGTTATTTATTAAATGCTTCACTTCCTCATTTTTTCCCTGACCAGGCCACGGAGATGTTGGTCCATAACGCCCAGAATCTGATGCAGTCAGTGAAGGAGACTGTcagagaagcagaagcagcCTCCATCAAGATCCGCACAGATGCAGGATTCACCCTTCGCTGGGTGCGCAAGACCCCCTGGTACCAATAAACAAACCTGGTCACTGAAACTAGTAACACTCTAAACTTGGCACCGACAGCACACACCTCATGTAAAGGTAGCAACGTGCGTACTCGTCACAGGTAAACGTGCACTTCTGCAAAGAGGAAAC
This region includes:
- the LOC121189177 gene encoding vinculin-like isoform X2, which translates into the protein MPVFHTKTIESILEPVAQQISHLVIMHEEGEVDGKAIPDLTVPVAAVQAAVSNLVRVGKETVQTTEDQVMKRDMPPAFIKVENSSSKLVQAAQMLKADPYSVPARDYLIDGSRGILSGTSDLLLTFDEAEVRKIIRVCKGILEYLTVAEVVETMEDLITYTKNLGPGMTKMSKMIEERQQELTHQEHRQMLVSSMNTVKELLPVLISAIKIFVATKSSRGAGVEEAERNRRFTFEKMSAEINEIIRVLQLTTWDEDAWANKKDMEALKRSLALIETKMAQAKSWLKDPHGQPGDPGEVALRVILDEAGKVGELCAGKERKDILATTKALGQMTDQIADLRARGQGPTPGCVQRAGQCSQGLDLLFGKVDGAARRLEALISAKQAISRRLDAAQAWLADPNGGPEGEENIRALLAEAKRIADLCEDPKERDDILRSISEIAGLTARLVELRKQGKGDSPEARALAKQIGAALLTLQSKTNRAVANMRPAKPAVTLEGKMEQALRWVNNPGVDDRGVGQAAIRGMVGEGRRLAGGLLGPYRQDMIGRCDRTEALMASLADMAGRGEAEAPHARATAAQLQDSLKDLRQHMQEVMTQEVSDVFSDTTTPIKLLAVAATAPPDAPNRDEVFEERAGNFETHAGRLGATAEKAAAVGTANKNTVEGIHAAVKHARELTPQVTSAARILLKNPGNKAAYEHFDTMKNQWIDNVERLTGLVDEAIDTKSLLDASEEAIKKDIDKCRVAMANVQPQMLVAGATSIARRANRVLLVAKREVENSEDPRFRDTVKHASDILSHTISPMVMDAKAVAGNIQDKALQKAYLDSCLRILAAVGKVREAFQPQEPDFPPPPPDLDQLHVSDEQAPPKPPLPEGEVPPPRPPPPEEKDEEFPEQKAGEVLSEPMMVAARQLHDEARKWSSKGNDIIAAAKRMALLMAEMSRLVRGGSGNKRALIQCAKDIAKASDEVTRLAKEVAKQCTDRRIRTNLLQVCERIPTISTQLKILSTVKATMLGRTNISEEESEQATEMLVHNAQNLMQSVKETVREAEAASIKIRTDAGFTLRWVRKTPWYQ
- the LOC121189177 gene encoding vinculin-like isoform X1, producing the protein MPVFHTKTIESILEPVAQQISHLVIMHEEGEVDGKAIPDLTVPVAAVQAAVSNLVRVGKETVQTTEDQVMKRDMPPAFIKVENSSSKLVQAAQMLKADPYSVPARDYLIDGSRGILSGTSDLLLTFDEAEVRKIIRVCKGILEYLTVAEVVETMEDLITYTKNLGPGMTKMSKMIEERQQELTHQEHRQMLVSSMNTVKELLPVLISAIKIFVATKSSRGAGVEEAERNRRFTFEKMSAEINEIIRVLQLTTWDEDAWANKKDMEALKRSLALIETKMAQAKSWLKDPHGQPGDPGEVALRVILDEAGKVGELCAGKERKDILATTKALGQMTDQIADLRARGQGPTPGCVQRAGQCSQGLDLLFGKVDGAARRLEALISAKQAISRRLDAAQAWLADPNGGPEGEENIRALLAEAKRIADLCEDPKERDDILRSISEIAGLTARLVELRKQGKGDSPEARALAKQIGAALLTLQSKTNRAVANMRPAKPAVTLEGKMEQALRWVNNPGVDDRGVGQAAIRGMVGEGRRLAGGLLGPYRQDMIGRCDRTEALMASLADMAGRGEAEAPHARATAAQLQDSLKDLRQHMQEVMTQEVSDVFSDTTTPIKLLAVAATAPPDAPNRDEVFEERAGNFETHAGRLGATAEKAAAVGTANKNTVEGIHAAVKHARELTPQVTSAARILLKNPGNKAAYEHFDTMKNQWIDNVERLTGLVDEAIDTKSLLDASEEAIKKDIDKCRVAMANVQPQMLVAGATSIARRANRVLLVAKREVENSEDPRFRDTVKHASDILSHTISPMVMDAKAVAGNIQDKALQKAYLDSCLRILAAVGKVREAFQPQEPDFPPPPPDLDQLHVSDEQAPPKPPLPEGEVPPPRPPPPEEKDEEFPEQKAGEVLSEPMMVAARQLHDEARKWSSKPDDEEAVEEREVDDEDEFTDGEDDYEPELLMMPSNQPVNQPILAAAQSLHQEARKWSSKGNDIIAAAKRMALLMAEMSRLVRGGSGNKRALIQCAKDIAKASDEVTRLAKEVAKQCTDRRIRTNLLQVCERIPTISTQLKILSTVKATMLGRTNISEEESEQATEMLVHNAQNLMQSVKETVREAEAASIKIRTDAGFTLRWVRKTPWYQ